In the Staphylococcus condimenti genome, one interval contains:
- the dapD gene encoding 2,3,4,5-tetrahydropyridine-2,6-dicarboxylate N-acetyltransferase: MVKDFSAEEIIQYISNAKKSTPLKVYVNGVLGQVTFPDNFKVFGSENSKVIFCEASDWEDFYNDNKNYIEEVEIEMDRRNSAIPLKDLRNTNARIEPGAFIREHAVIEDGAVVMMGATINIGAVVGEGTMIDMNATLGGRATTGKNVHVGAGAVLAGVIEPPSASPVIIEDNVLIGANAVILEGVRVGEGSIVAAGAIVTQDVPAGAVVAGTPAKVIKQTSEVEDSKREIVSALRKLND; encoded by the coding sequence ATGGTTAAAGATTTTTCAGCTGAGGAAATTATTCAATATATTAGTAATGCAAAGAAATCAACACCGCTTAAAGTATATGTAAATGGTGTATTAGGACAAGTTACCTTCCCTGACAATTTCAAAGTTTTTGGAAGCGAAAATTCAAAAGTGATTTTCTGTGAAGCTTCTGATTGGGAAGATTTCTATAATGACAATAAAAACTATATTGAAGAAGTAGAAATTGAAATGGATCGTCGTAATTCAGCTATTCCATTAAAAGATTTACGTAATACAAATGCACGTATTGAACCAGGTGCATTTATCAGAGAACATGCTGTAATCGAAGATGGTGCTGTAGTTATGATGGGTGCTACAATCAATATTGGTGCTGTTGTTGGAGAAGGCACAATGATTGATATGAATGCTACTTTAGGTGGACGTGCCACTACTGGTAAAAATGTCCACGTTGGCGCAGGTGCAGTGTTAGCTGGCGTAATTGAACCGCCAAGTGCCTCTCCTGTTATCATTGAAGATAATGTATTAATTGGTGCTAATGCAGTTATTCTTGAAGGTGTTAGAGTTGGAGAAGGCTCAATTGTAGCTGCAGGTGCAATTGTAACCCAAGATGTACCTGCCGGTGCTGTAGTTGCAGGTACACCTGCAAAAGTAATTAAACAAACTTCTGAAGTTGAAGACTCTAAACGTGAAATTGTTTCAGCATTACGTAAGTTGAATGACTAA